From the Juglans microcarpa x Juglans regia isolate MS1-56 chromosome 7D, Jm3101_v1.0, whole genome shotgun sequence genome, the window gtctcttttcctctctcttctccctcttctctgtGCATTTTCTCTGAGtctctcctctccctcttctctttctattttctccgATTCTGATGTCAAAAATGCTAGAACGCACGACGGAGGAGGGCATGAAATGCACGAATTAAATCCATGTAAGCACcatgaaaactcaattttacccaaaatataaaacaatccCTCTGCACACTTAAAAAGAATCATTCGCTCCCTTTAGATCCCCCTACAACGTAATGCAAGGTACGGAGTTTTGCATCTCACCCTCTCCGTGTTGTCCTCCAATTTTGTTTACAATTCCTGTGACTTTCGCTCTTATGTTCTAGTACTATTGCTTTCTTCTGGCTTTTCGGAAtggtttctattttcttttgggATTGTGAAGAAACGGTAATTTTTAAGGGTGGTTATTTGATGTGATTTGGAATCTAGGAGCTTGAGTTTCTTCTGGCTTTTCAATTTAGTTTCTATGAATGTTAAATTTGTATCACATTGAACTAATTTTCTAAGTTTATTTGATACTTATCAATGGAGGAATGTTAAGTGAGGGATGCTGAATGAGGAGGTTCGCCACCTTGggagaagaatagaagaaacGATTTTTTTTTCGGGGAATGGGGTTTTGTACGAGAAAAGAAACGATTTGGGGGATTTCCTGTACGAGAGAGGAAATGAAATTAGTAATTCTAATTTCCAATGGTGTGATTGATAGGATGGTAGCCTAGgtttaactaaattatttttattgataggATGGTAGGCTGGGTTGAATATTCATGTATGGCATCTGATCGTTTTTGTGTGTTCTTAGACTCAATTTAGATTACCTTCCTATAACAAGCATATGCTTTGTAGAAACATACAACATGTACTTGTGGATTGGATAGCCTGTGAAACAGCTAAACATTCTTATGATGACAGAACTATGATTATAGTAATTGAATATATGAAACAAAagtaaaatactatttatagacGAGTCTTGACAGTCAACCAAATACTTTTATAGACGAGTCTTGACAGTCAACCATAtatactgaaaaagaaaaataaacaatgatGCCAAATATAAAGTTGTGCCAACATCACAGCTACCACCCCACACTTCCTGTGTGACACTGCATTGAATCCACCGCCGAACTATATCCTCCCCATTCCCACCACCAAAAAGAGTCCCTAATTTCAACTAATACCAACTCCCACTACCATGGTTTCTGGTCCATGCACATCTCATCTTCTCTGTCTGGAGTGTAAACAAATACATCTAAGTCTCAGTTCCACTTTCAGATGACTAGATGGGACATTGTAAACAAGTCAACCATCAAACACAAAGGGttcttaaaaatcttaaaaatattatttttttataggtaaacaaaACTATATTAATCAAAGAATAAGGCAAAACCCGATACAATAAGAAAATACACAGTGTGCCCTAGCTAGGAAGGcaccaaagaaataagaaagtCATGGAGGTctatgccattaaaatcaacagcaatggcccaagtacatagaGTAGTGTAGAATAAAACTTTATgatctctctctgtcttcaaaCGTCTTGGCATTGCGttcctgccacaagcaccacatgatacaaataAGTATCATCTTCTAAACCGCTTTAATCTACTGCATGCCTCCTAGATTTGTCCAGCTAGCTAGCATTGCCACTACAGTCTCCagcataacccaagccaactCTACCCGACCAAtcacctcattccacaaagcctttgctgtctcacaatgtaagagAAGGTGGTCCACTGACTTTCCCCCTCCCcgacacatgtaacaccaatctgCTATGATAACCTTCCTTTTCCTCAAACTGTCAGTTGTGAGAATTTTGCCCAACGATGTTGTCCACATGAAAAAAGTAGCTTTGGTGGGTGCCTTATGTCTCCAAAGccttttccaaggaaaatgaGTGTTAGGCTCTTGAGTAAGAATCTTATAAAAAGAGCGAACTGAGAATGCACCTTCCCATTGGGTAACCACCACAATCCATCTGTTTGTTGAGTGCTCAGTTTAACAGAGTACAAGAGGCTGTAAAAGTTAGCGACACTGCTCTTCTCCCAATGTTGTGCTGCTCTACTAAAACTGATATCCCAATGAATCTGACCCCCTGAAAGCCTCATGACATCTACCCGTGCAACTTCTGTATCACTCACGATTTGGAATAATCACATGAAATAAACTTGTAATGGGgtatccccacaccaaatatctttcCAGAATTTAATCCTGGAACCCTCCCCCAACTGTAATCGAGTGTGATGAGTAAACACCCCATCCttttctaatgtgtttccacaaTTCCACTCCATGTGCTCCTCTAACTTCTTTAGTACTCCATCCCCCCCAAATGCCTCTATATTTATGTTCAATCACCACcttatatctccacaaccattttccaaatAGCGCCTGATTAATGATCCTCACATTTCTAATTCCTAAGCTACCATTGGAGATAGGACGACATACTGTATCCCAGCTTACtaggtgaaatttaaactcctcCCCCATGCCACCCCATAAGAATTCATGTTGGAGCTTCTCAATTCGATGAGCCACACTTGCAAGTATAGGAAAACGTGATAGAAAGTACATTGGTAGGTTAGAAAGTGTACTCTTGATCAAAGTGATCATGCTGCCTTTCAATAGGTACGTTTTCTTCCATCCCGCTAATCTCTTTTCCAAATAGAGGAAGCCCTCGCAACCACCCCAACGGGAGTCCCAGGTAGGTCAAAGGAAGAGAGGCTATTTTACACCCCAATGTGCTAGCCAGCTGCCGTATATTAGGAACATATCCAATTGGAACCATCTctgatttatttaaattcacTTTCAATCAGGAgactgcttcaaagcaaagtagcaAGGCCTTTAGCACTTGAATTTGATTTCGAACTGGCTTACAAAAAACAAGTGTATCATCTGCAGACAACAAGTGTGAAATATTAATGATACCCCTGTCTGGGTTTCCAATTGAGGAGCCATCCACAAAGCCATTAGAGACCAAAGTCAATGTCATCCTACTTAAACCCTCCATCACAAAAACAAACAGCAGCGGCAACAAATGATCGCCTTGTCTTAGGCCTCGCGAGCTATGGAAGAAACCAATAGGGCTACCATttatcaaaaccaaaaatttcaCTGTTGATATACACCATCGCATCCAAGTTCGCCACTTCACACCAAAACTGCACCTCCCAAGAAGGTAGagaagaaaatcccaattaacgTGGTCATACgctttctccatatcaagcttGCAAATGATTCCTGCTATACCATTTTTCAGCCTACTGTCTAGACATTCATTAACAATAAGATACCCGTCTAGAATTTGCCTACCTTTAACAAAAACATTTTATGGTTTGGTGATGATCTTCCCTACTACCTCACGTAGTCGATTTTCTAGGACTTTGGATATGATCTTATACACTCCATTCACTAAGTTAATGGGTCGAAAATGCTTCACTTCATTAGCCCCCACCTTCTTTGGAATCAACGTGATGAAAGTGGTATttaagcttttctcaaattcACAGACACAAAGAgctcctgaaacaccttcataAGAGCTTCCTTAATGACATCCAACAATCTTGGAAGAAGCCCACAAAGAATCCGTAGGGCCCCAGAGCCTTGTCTTTGCCCATCTTCCTCACTAGTTCGAAGACCTCCTTCTCTTCAAAAGCCCTCTCCATCAGCAATACATCCCTCGGTTTGATGGTGTCAAAAGTAAGGCCATCAAGAGGGGGCTGCCATCCCATCGTCTTGGATTGTAGTTGCTCATAGAAATCAACTAAAAGGTCATGAATTGCTTGTTCTTCCTTACATTCCACCTCGTCAACCTTCAACACCTCTATGTTATTGTTTCTCTTATGAGAATTTGCAATACTATGAAAGAACTTTGTGCTTCTATCTCTTTCCCTTAACCACAAGGCTCTTGATTTTTGCCACCAAGATGTCTCTTCTAATAATATGATTCTCTCTAACTTCGTCCCCACCAGTGCCTTCCACTCTAATTTTTCCTAAGTAAGAGGCCAAAGTTCTTAGAGTCTCTATTTCCTAGATCTCTATCAACttgcttttcttgtttttccctATGTCTCTGAACGATTGTGTGTTCCACAACTTCAAATCTCTTTTTAGCGCTTTCAATTTCCCCGCAAGAACGAAACTAGTACTACCATCAAACTGGTACGAAGACCACCATTGCTTTACTCTTTCTACAAAACCTTTAGATTTTAgtcacatgttttcaaatttgaaatactgTCGTCCTCTACGAAGGCCACCACAATCAAGCATGATAAGCCAGTGATCCGACCCAACACGAGGCATACGCTTTTGCCAAACATTCGGGAAATGAATTTCCCATTTTGGTGATAATAAGAAACGATCCAACCTAGACCAGGTTTAGTTATTAGCCCATGTGGATGTACCCCCAGCTAGTGGCAGATCAACCAAGTTTAAGTCAAAGATATACTCAGAGAACTCATCCATCGTTGACCACCCTCTTCTATAACTTGAGGGCTCACTTGGAAATCTGGTAATATTGAAGTCTCCCCCAATACACCTTGGAAGTTCCACCAAGTGTGAACTCCTACTAATTCATCCCACAGAGATGCTCTATTGTTGTCTAAGTTTGGCCCATAGACACCTGCAAATGCCCACAAAAAGTTATCTGGCACGCTCTTAAAAGAGCATGCAACCGAGTACATCCCTATGAAATCCTTCATTTTTTCCACCACTCTTCTATTCAACATAACCACAACCCCTCCTAACGCCCCATTCAAAGTCAAATGAACCCAATCCACATGAACACAACTCCATAAGCTTCTCACAATTTTCCTAATGATTGACCAAGATGGCACAATCATTTATTTACTTCGTTGAGCTCGCGGACGTTCCACGACACAATTTTGGGTCTCATTGGGAAAAGGCCAGCCCTTCCCTTTCAACCTGCCCTTGCTTCTGCTTCCCTATGTAATCATTGACCACTTTAACCTGTTGAGCTCACGCTATTTTTTGGAGTTAGCTTTACTTTGGGGTTTATGCCCTGCTTCAATGGTTGTGAGCAATGCCATAAACTGTTCCTCGTAGCTTTCGCTTCCCAAGCGCATGAATCTTTGAATAGCTTTTACAAGACCCAATCTGAGGCCTCAGGAAGGCCAGGATACATAAAGTTCAAAGGCAAATGATCTACCTCCTTGCTGTCCACCAAAATAATTTCATCCAGGTGCTCACCCCTGATCTGAACAGTACTTTGCGAGGGCACCAATTCCACCCCATCAGAGTGCCCAGAATTTGCATAAACAACCCCATTAGAGTGCTCTAATTCCACCCCAACAGACTCTTCAACAACCTGGATAGAGAGATTCGCCAGcatcacctcctcctcctcactcCTTGTTGGCATTTTCTGGCAACCATGTGGTAGAGCGCAACCACTAGAAAGGGTCAGAGAGCCTTTCGAAACCTCAACAACCTGCATAAAGAGGCTCGCTGGCATCTCCCCCTCATCCTCATGCCTCATCGGCGAGGTCTAGCCCCCACTCGGCAGAGAACAACCAGTAGAAAGTGTCGTCGGCATTGTCTGGCACCCACGATAGCCTGCACAGAGAGGCTCGCCAGCATCTCACCCTCTTCCTAGCAACTCATCGGTGCAGTCTGGCCCTCTCCCGATAGAGGACAACCACCCAAGAGAGTCAGAGTACCCTTCGCTACAACTAACGACACACTCCGAGCTTCCTGCATGTGAGAATCGTCAACGAAAATCGCCACTATCGACGTCGGCATGTTTTGTCTACCCGCAGGCATCTCCACCTGCACCGGCGAGGTCATCGACGTCAACCCACTACAAGGAGTAGCCCTACGGCTGTTGTTGCCTTTCTGCTGAAGGCTGGGCTGAGGTCCAAACTGGCCCACTCCACATGGATGCCTCACTTGGCTACCTCCAGTTGGGCCCGTGGGCTGAGACCCACCCAAGAGAAGGGGCCCCATAACTTGGACCAAGGACTGAGGCCCTGTTATCTTGATCCACTGAGGGTCCTTCCCATTATTCTGTTTAAAAGGCTTTTGCACCAGGCTTCTTATCTTTACACACCCCCATCCTGTCAGCTTCATCTTCCTTTTTATGCCCGACAAAAGGTTTTAAGTCTGCAATTTCCTTTCGCAGTTCCCATAAACAACCCATCACCTCTTCCCACATCCCATTCCACCTTCCTGTCATTTCCCACGTTGTAATTGTCAGAGAAACTGACACCCCCCCACTTTGCTCATGGTGGGCCTCATTTGGTACGAGAGCCTCCTTGTAAGACCGCATCAATGGCTTCTCCACCACCTTCTGCTGCCGTGAAGGGCTCGCCTGGTAAGCCACACTGATTTTCCTGCAAACACTTTCCCAAAGCCTCCCGTAACATCCCCCATCCTCTTCCCTCTCCCCTTCaggaatgaaaatgaaatttcttcttccacccTCATTGTATTCTGCAACCATTATGCAACGGCTCCTTAAATTCGAGCACCTCTGGGCTATAAAGCTATGATACCCTTCTCTAATGGTGCTATAAAACTCCTTCTCCCCTCTCAAACAGACCTCCAACGCTTTCTGAAGCCAACCCACTGTATTTTTATCCACCATAATCTCATGATGCTTCTTCCATCCTCTCTCAATGATATGAAACCAACCTCCCTCCtttagtaataaaaataattttgaatctATCACCAATTCCTTTGTGAACCCCATCCACACCAGATGAtgacaaaagaagagaaagaaacttAAGAAGAATAAACTGGGAAAGATCACCAGAAAATTCTACCAATGAACAGAGTATCTTGTGCCATCTTGGTCAatcaaaaaataacttaaaaatattattaaaatatataatataatattattattttgactttaaaatgATTAGTTTAATGTGGATTTATCTAGTCAAAAGTTGAGATTCTAGCCAAACTTTGGACTTGGCAATAATGCTCTCAGTAGGGATAACCATCATTGTAAACCAACTTGCTACCGTGTCCTTCCATCTCCTTCAAGGTAAAAGTCAAAGTCATATCACACAGACGTGTTGATGAAAAAAACGTCGTGAATTGTCAACCACCCTTTGTTGACTCAGTTTTGGATGATAGTCAAGCTTAAGTAACCACTAATTCCGGTGAACTTCTGCATCATTTATTGAGGCCAGGCAGgttaaatgcatgaatgcatggcTCCCAAGACTAGGACTATTCAACGACTTAAgacagaaattaaagaaaattcaGACAAACTCATGAACATTTTGCTACATGGTAGTTGGTCATCTCAGGAATTTTCTGacttataaatagtaatataatcGATCTGTTTGATAGCCGAGTGTTAACTTATTtcctccctctcctctcctctcctctctggCTTCTATGCATACAATGAGGAATAAACCTTTCATTGCAGCCATTTTGCTGCTACTCCGGCTTTTGTGTAGCCTACAACATatgggtctctctctctctctctctctctccccccttgCGTTATTCCATGATTACCAAATATAGCAGTACATATTGTTGCCTTCTTTGAAACTCATTTAAATCATTGCTCAATACATTGTGCAGGTGCACAATCCATAGGTGTGTGCTATGGAGGAAGTGGCAATGCAGACAACTTACCACCTGAGTCGGAAGCTGTAAGTCTCTGCAAAACACAAAGCATTGGCAAGATGCGCATTTACTCTCCATATCCAGAAATTCTCGAACCCCTTAGAGATTCCAACATAGAACTCATCGTTGGCGTCCCTAATGACAGCCTTAAAGACCTTGCCGACCTTTCAGCTGCAACAGATTGGGTCCAGAGGAACATTAAAGACTATTCTTCCAATGTCGAGTTCAAGTATATTGCCGTTGGAAACGAAGTGAATCCAATTGGTGCAGCAGCTCGGTTTGTTCTTCCAGCAATGCAAAACGTTTACAAATCAATTGCAGATGCTGGTCTACAAAACCAGATCAAGGTCTCAACCGCGGTGGACACAAACTTGTTGGGTGTTTTTGATCCTCCATCGGCAGCTGCTTTCAGTGCCAATGCAGGGCCATTCATGGAGCCATTCATTGGTTTCCTGGTTAGCACTAGAGCGCCACTTCTTGCTAACATCTACCCTTATTTCAGAGTAAAATACAACAACCAACCAGTCCCGTATGCCTTATTTACTGCAACGGATGTTGTTGTACAAGATGGCAAACTAGAGTACAGAAATCTCTTTGATGCCTTGATGGATGCTTTGTATTCTGCTATTGAGAAAACAAATGGAAGAAGTTTGGATATTGTGGTGTCAGAGAGTGGCTGGCCATCTGCTGGAGGTGCTGTGGAAACTATCGAGAATGCAGGCACTTATTATAGGAATTTGGTTGATCATGTCAAAGGAGGGACTCCGAAAAGGCCCGGAAAGGCCATAGAAACTTATTTGTTTGGCTTGTTTGATGAGAACCTGAAAGAAGAGGAAATTGAAAAACATTTTGGTCTATTCTATCCTAATAAACAGGCCAAGTATAGTATTAGTTTCAATTGAAAGGGAGACAATGGAGTTTGGTAAAAGTCTCTTGGAGCCACTATTATAAATAAGAGTGGTTTAAGGCCAAGTCGCCTTCTACTGCATCATGTATGAAATAGTATGAAAGAGGGCTTACATGTGATAGTTTCCATACAGGGCATTTATCAGTGCCATCAGTGATATCCTTCGCCCATGTTTCCTTTCCTAATAGTTCTGAGTAATGAGGATTTTATACTCCATTAATTTTGCTTCAAATTGTAATCCAAATTCATGAGTACTGGGGTGGTGCGCTATGCATGGTAAGAGACTTACATGTATACATAATTTGTCTTGATCTCAAATTTTGAGTTCAACAGGCCTAGAATTACTTATCAAATGAGTCAATGAGGACTTAAAGTGAATGGCCGAACTCACTGGAAAATACCATAGAGTTTAAAGATATTTTCGATCATCACATCTCAAAACCAAGACAGTGTTTCCAAAGAAAAGACTATGAAATGTGCATGCACTAtaaattcagagagagagagagagagagagagagagagtagaccTATTAATTAATTCTAGGCTCGATATCAGAAAACCAAGAAGTAGGAGTAAGGGAGCCATAAGAGCATTGCTATCTTTTGGTTTGAGTAAACCAACCATGGGAAAAGCAAATGAGAAACCCAGGAAACCAGCTCTATTGCTCAGCACAGATATCTCTACATTACCATTTGCGCCTATATGTTGTAGGCTACACGACAGCAGAAGTGGTAGAAAAGTAGATGCAGTCAAAAGTTTATTCCTCATTGTATAGACTGAAGCCAGATAAGACGGGACAGGAAATAACTGAACTACACACTCGATCGGCCTTCAAATAGAAGAAAACTGCACATTTCCGTTTATTAATTGGAAATTTCCTGAGACAACCAACATTAATATAGGAAACAATATAAGAGTTTCTCTGTATTGTCTTCAATTTCTGTCTCATTTTTCAGTAAAATCGTTGAGTAGTCCTAGCATAGGGAGCCATGCTTTTAACCTGCCTGCCTTAATTAGTGGCAAACGGAGCTTGAGTGAATCATCCAAAACTTGCGTtagcaaaattaatattattcattttgttagtGTTACTGCTTATGTCCATCATTCTATATATTCTAGGCTTTCATTTTGGTTTCTTTCTGATCCCAGATATTGTTGTTTCACAttctaaatagaaaaatattattcatcgGGCGTTCTTTCAATTACTTTGCTCTCCAAGCACACCACCCCCTTCCATACCCTCTCTGGGGGGGCACTGCACTGTCAAGTATGGTCATGATTCATGTCTGCATTGCAGGATTCAATACATGAAATGAGCTGAATAATGCCTGGTGGCAATTGCATGTACATGATGTACCTACTAGCTACTAGCTAAGCTAGCCCAAGACAAAAATGCCATGATGTagagcatctctctctctctctctctgtgtgtggaaaaaaagagagagagatgaaaagaaaaaatacattttaacgATTGCATTATTGTGGATAATTAGATCATATAAAAAGTAGGcaagaataaggaaaaaaaaaaatgcagcatCCAGAAAGCAACATTTCATAGATGAAAAGAATATTAGCCATATTATATCAACAAATATGATGTCAAAGTAATCAAGCTTATGAAGGAACGAGTATTGGCAGCCACTACTTCTTTTGAAATCTGTGAGATCACcatttatctcaaaagtttaaactaatagaaagaagtatattttattatttatctcatATCTTATACTTTCCCTCACGTGTGGACTAGACTCTCCCTCAATGGGTGACCCAAcaagtggaatatttaattaaatgaaatagagTATAGAGTCAGCCAATCAGGAATTGAACTCAAgacctctgctctgataccatgcaaaatcaccacttgtcctaaaagtttaagctaataggaagatgtagattttattatttattttatatcttaacaaaatCCATGAGCAATATGTAGGCTCACTTGATGATTGTCATTGGATATGGTTCTAGGTTTGCTATCCTATCCCACGTCACTTTTCTTATTTGGTCTCACAATTCCTCACAATTCTCGCGGAAGAGCATTTGGTAGACGAAAGCCCCCTTAatcattttttgtatggacaacttCTTTGGAGAAGATTTCCACTATCGACAACCCAAGGAAATGCAGTATTATAGTATTGGATTGGTATTGTCTATGTGAAAAGAGTGGAGAATCCGTCGATCATCTACTAATACATTGTGAGATTTCTACAACTTTGTGAAATGCCTTTTTTGCTAGGGTGGGTGTAGCTTGGATGATGCAAAGAAGGGTAACAAATGTCTTAGTTTCATGAAGAGGTCTTCAAGGCACTTCTCAAATTGCtgcaatttggaagatgg encodes:
- the LOC121239530 gene encoding glucan endo-1,3-beta-glucosidase, basic vacuolar isoform-like, with amino-acid sequence MHTMRNKPFIAAILLLLRLLCSLQHMGAQSIGVCYGGSGNADNLPPESEAVSLCKTQSIGKMRIYSPYPEILEPLRDSNIELIVGVPNDSLKDLADLSAATDWVQRNIKDYSSNVEFKYIAVGNEVNPIGAAARFVLPAMQNVYKSIADAGLQNQIKVSTAVDTNLLGVFDPPSAAAFSANAGPFMEPFIGFLVSTRAPLLANIYPYFRVKYNNQPVPYALFTATDVVVQDGKLEYRNLFDALMDALYSAIEKTNGRSLDIVVSESGWPSAGGAVETIENAGTYYRNLVDHVKGGTPKRPGKAIETYLFGLFDENLKEEEIEKHFGLFYPNKQAKYSISFN